The proteins below are encoded in one region of Microbispora sp. NBC_01189:
- a CDS encoding O-methyltransferase: protein MKAAEFIAPAVAEYAAAHTTPPDALLAELAEETRRLMGDRSTMQIAPEQGTLLTLLVQISGARLAVEVGTFTGYSSVCIARGLPADGRLIACDVSEEWTDVARRYWARAGLGSRIELRLGPAADTLRAMPPDEHVDFAFIDADKAGYPVYYEEVLTRLRPGGLIAVDNTLQHGAIIDPAAGGNVPVMREFNDLVARDDRVTSVLLSVADGLTLVRKN from the coding sequence ATGAAGGCCGCCGAATTCATCGCACCCGCCGTCGCCGAGTACGCCGCCGCGCACACCACGCCGCCCGACGCCCTGCTCGCCGAACTGGCGGAGGAGACCCGCAGGCTGATGGGCGACCGCAGCACCATGCAGATCGCCCCGGAGCAGGGCACCCTGCTCACCCTGCTGGTCCAGATCAGCGGCGCCCGGCTGGCCGTCGAGGTGGGGACCTTCACCGGATACTCCTCCGTCTGCATCGCCAGGGGGCTGCCCGCCGACGGCCGGCTGATCGCCTGCGACGTGAGCGAGGAGTGGACCGACGTGGCCCGGCGCTACTGGGCGAGGGCGGGCCTCGGCAGCCGCATCGAACTGCGCCTCGGCCCGGCCGCCGACACGCTGCGGGCGATGCCTCCGGACGAGCACGTCGACTTCGCCTTCATCGACGCCGACAAGGCGGGTTACCCCGTCTACTACGAGGAGGTCCTGACCCGGCTGCGGCCCGGCGGCCTGATCGCGGTGGACAACACGCTCCAGCACGGCGCGATCATCGACCCCGCCGCCGGGGGCAACGTCCCGGTCATGCGGGAGTTCAACGACCTCGTCGCACGTGACGACAGGGTCACCAGCGTGCTGCTGTCCGTCGCCGACGGGCTCACCCTCGTCAGGAAGAACTGA